From the genome of Fusobacterium varium, one region includes:
- the glcR_2 gene encoding HTH-type transcriptional repressor glcR: MLASDRQDRILELLERDGSVKTSNLVNIMDVSLETIRRDLDFLEKQGYLQKVYGGAILKNKEGKNLAYSLRESKNTEEKREVALLALKYINEEDTIALNGSTTNIEIARLIKDKYSSLTVVTNSLLIANELADTKGINLILAAGIYNKTEFAFLGEITEQFLHNFSVDKSFICVGGISLKRGVTDFLIEEVLVERKMAEIAEKVFILADSTKIENNSLIKICDIENLDLIITDSKLDENILKKYLENGIKIINR, translated from the coding sequence ATGTTAGCAAGTGACAGACAAGATAGAATATTAGAATTGTTAGAGAGAGATGGGAGTGTAAAAACTTCAAATCTTGTTAATATTATGGACGTTTCTCTTGAAACAATTCGTAGAGATTTAGATTTTTTAGAAAAACAGGGGTACCTTCAAAAAGTTTATGGAGGAGCTATTCTCAAAAATAAAGAGGGAAAAAATCTTGCTTATTCTTTGAGAGAATCAAAAAATACAGAGGAAAAAAGAGAAGTTGCTCTTTTAGCTTTAAAGTATATAAATGAAGAAGATACAATAGCTCTTAATGGGAGTACAACAAATATTGAAATAGCAAGACTGATAAAAGATAAGTATTCTTCTTTGACAGTTGTAACAAACTCTCTTCTCATAGCGAATGAATTAGCTGATACAAAGGGAATAAATCTTATTTTAGCTGCAGGAATATATAATAAAACTGAGTTTGCTTTTTTAGGAGAGATAACAGAGCAGTTCCTTCATAATTTTTCTGTTGATAAATCTTTCATATGTGTAGGAGGAATATCCCTAAAAAGAGGGGTGACAGATTTTCTTATTGAAGAAGTTCTTGTAGAAAGAAAGATGGCTGAAATAGCTGAAAAAGTATTTATTCTTGCAGATTCAACAAAGATAGAAAATAATTCTCTTATAAAAATATGCGATATAGAAAATTTAGATTTAATAATAACAGATTCAAAACTAGATGAAAATATTTTAAAAAAGTATCTTGAAAATGGAATTAAAATTATAAACAGATAG
- a CDS encoding Uncharacterized BCR, YitT family COG1284 — protein MYPMNKKITDYIIVYIGCIIQAFSVVCILKPNNLVTGGITGLSLTIGKIINVNYTYIYYGICIFILISAKIILGIKEVKKIILLSTTYPVILILMNNIKFNFLQDTSDKILICIYYGIFMGIGTGLVLKKGFSQGSSDTVAKILHKKLLSFMGISQVLLCIDITILIASGFVFGKKAVLYAIIMQMVYSKTISVVLFGFGSSLVKVVIISDQLEKISDFMKNTINRGYSIGYVYGGYNHIRREKIISVCSLREAMLIKDFITKIDENAFINIVPTISAWGKEDGLQSLKES, from the coding sequence ATGTATCCAATGAATAAAAAAATAACAGATTATATCATTGTGTATATAGGCTGCATAATACAGGCATTTTCAGTTGTCTGTATTTTAAAGCCGAATAATTTAGTAACTGGAGGAATAACAGGATTATCTCTTACTATTGGAAAAATAATAAATGTAAATTATACATATATTTATTATGGAATATGTATTTTTATACTAATAAGTGCAAAAATAATATTAGGAATAAAAGAAGTAAAAAAAATAATATTACTATCAACTACCTATCCAGTGATACTTATATTGATGAATAATATAAAATTTAATTTTTTACAGGATACTTCAGATAAAATTCTGATATGTATTTATTATGGTATATTTATGGGAATAGGGACTGGACTGGTTCTGAAAAAAGGATTTTCTCAAGGCAGTTCTGATACTGTGGCAAAAATTCTTCATAAAAAATTGCTTTCTTTTATGGGAATCAGTCAGGTTCTCCTTTGTATAGATATAACAATTCTTATAGCATCAGGATTTGTTTTTGGAAAAAAAGCTGTTCTCTATGCAATTATTATGCAGATGGTGTACAGTAAAACTATAAGTGTAGTACTATTTGGTTTTGGCTCTTCATTGGTAAAGGTGGTTATAATAAGTGACCAGCTGGAAAAAATCTCTGATTTTATGAAAAATACAATAAATAGAGGATATAGTATAGGTTATGTCTATGGAGGATATAATCATATAAGAAGAGAAAAAATAATATCTGTATGTTCCCTAAGAGAAGCCATGCTTATAAAAGATTTTATAACCAAGATAGATGAGAATGCTTTTATAAATATTGTTCCAACGATATCAGCATGGGGAAAAGAGGACGGATTGCAAAGTCTTAAGGAAAGTTAA
- the cutC gene encoding Copper homeostasis protein CutC produces MIKEVCVESFSEALAAEKRGADRIELCDNLYLGGTTPSYGTIKMAMEKLTIPAFPIIRPRGGNFHYSKEEIEIMKEDIKVCKSLGAKGVVLGVLTADNKVDFETLKELVELASPMEVTFHKAVDELENPVEVIDRFVEIGVKRILSSGTKETALEGKDILNAMIKKADNRIIILIAGKVTSDNFEEVAAAIPSTEYHGKKII; encoded by the coding sequence ATGATAAAAGAAGTATGTGTAGAATCATTTTCAGAAGCTCTTGCAGCTGAAAAAAGAGGAGCTGACAGAATAGAATTATGTGATAATCTGTATCTTGGTGGAACTACTCCATCTTATGGTACTATCAAAATGGCTATGGAAAAACTTACTATTCCTGCTTTTCCTATAATCAGACCAAGAGGTGGGAACTTCCATTATTCAAAAGAAGAAATAGAAATAATGAAAGAAGATATAAAAGTATGTAAATCACTAGGAGCAAAAGGAGTTGTTCTTGGAGTTCTTACTGCTGATAACAAAGTTGATTTTGAAACTTTAAAAGAACTTGTTGAGCTTGCTTCTCCTATGGAAGTTACATTTCATAAAGCTGTAGATGAGTTGGAAAACCCTGTTGAAGTTATAGACAGATTTGTTGAAATTGGAGTAAAAAGAATCCTTTCTTCTGGAACTAAAGAAACAGCACTTGAAGGTAAAGATATTCTCAATGCTATGATAAAAAAGGCTGATAACAGAATTATTATACTGATAGCAGGAAAAGTTACAAGTGATAATTTTGAAGAGGTTGCTGCTGCTATCCCTTCTACTGAATATCATGGTAAAAAAATAATATAA
- the yihN_2 gene encoding Inner membrane protein yihN encodes MTKSANFKKWFTFVVLVIGGGTIFKLSSLKDAFYVPMQEFMGLTHTQIGAALSVYGLVQTIGNFASIYISDRFSKRIMISFSLVCIGLIGIYISTFPGYGGILLAWGLLSFFGEVVYWPVLLKAIRLLGDETEQGRLFGFLEAGRGVVDTIVAFSALGIFALLGKGSLALRGSILFYSGAVILTGIISYFLVEDDKIAVADGEKINKNKLAWQGVVQAVKTPEIWVVSLTIASIYSVYCGLTYFIPFLKDIYGMPVTLIGAYGIVNQYGLKMVGGPVGGMLVDKKFKSATKFLRVALIAAAVAMFGFILLPHETMNVYVGMVCTLGFGAIIFSMRAVFFAPIDEIKVPRHISGAAMSIACIFGYSPQMFAFALYGNMLDRHPGMAGYRMVFMTMIGFAIVGVVITTILLGMIKKKKNQEIAD; translated from the coding sequence ATGACAAAAAGTGCGAATTTTAAAAAATGGTTTACATTTGTAGTCTTGGTAATTGGAGGAGGAACAATATTTAAACTTTCTTCATTAAAAGATGCTTTTTATGTACCTATGCAGGAGTTTATGGGATTAACACATACACAAATAGGAGCAGCTCTTTCTGTATACGGATTAGTACAAACAATAGGAAACTTTGCTTCTATATACATATCTGATAGGTTTTCAAAGAGAATAATGATATCTTTCTCTCTTGTATGTATTGGGTTAATTGGGATATATATATCAACATTTCCCGGATATGGAGGAATATTATTAGCTTGGGGATTACTTTCTTTCTTTGGGGAAGTCGTATACTGGCCAGTTCTTTTGAAAGCAATAAGACTTCTTGGAGATGAAACAGAGCAAGGAAGATTGTTTGGATTTCTGGAAGCTGGAAGAGGAGTTGTAGATACAATAGTTGCATTTTCAGCATTGGGTATATTTGCATTACTGGGAAAAGGATCATTAGCTTTAAGAGGATCAATACTTTTTTATTCAGGAGCAGTTATTTTAACAGGAATAATATCATATTTCCTTGTTGAAGATGATAAAATAGCTGTAGCAGATGGAGAAAAAATAAATAAGAATAAGTTGGCATGGCAGGGAGTTGTTCAAGCTGTAAAAACTCCTGAAATATGGGTAGTATCATTGACAATAGCATCTATATATTCAGTTTACTGTGGGTTGACATATTTTATTCCGTTTTTAAAAGATATTTATGGAATGCCAGTAACATTGATTGGAGCTTATGGAATAGTAAATCAATATGGATTAAAAATGGTTGGTGGACCTGTTGGAGGAATGCTTGTTGATAAAAAATTTAAATCAGCAACTAAATTTTTGAGAGTAGCTTTGATAGCAGCTGCAGTAGCAATGTTTGGATTTATACTTCTTCCACATGAAACAATGAATGTATATGTTGGTATGGTTTGTACTTTGGGATTTGGAGCTATTATCTTTTCTATGAGAGCAGTATTCTTTGCTCCAATTGATGAGATAAAAGTTCCTAGACATATAAGTGGAGCAGCAATGTCAATAGCTTGTATTTTTGGATATTCTCCACAAATGTTTGCCTTTGCTCTTTATGGAAATATGCTTGACAGACATCCAGGAATGGCAGGATATAGAATGGTTTTCATGACAATGATAGGATTTGCAATAGTAGGAGTGGTTATTACAACAATCTTGTTAGGAATGATAAAGAAGAAAAAGAATCAGGAAATTGCAGATTAA
- a CDS encoding Na+/alanine symporter — protein MNEIEIVLERISEIIWGNYLIVTLIGVGIFFTVITRGIQIKGFPLAMKELVNSLKGKNEIKGEGTLSAVQALCTALSSCVGNGNIVGVATAIASGGPGAVFWMWAAGIVGMATKYAEIVLGIIYREKADDGTYVGGPMYYLSKGLGWKKIAVLFSVFMFLQVSGGALIQSNAVAIVVKDMFGIKPIFSGFMMAGVITMVVIGGVRRLGKVAERIIPVMTIMYFIGGLVIIISNFNHISYAIISIITSAFNTQAVGGGVLGYTIKEAMRFGVARGLYSNEAGEGSAPVLHSAAITDHPARQGLYGIIEVFIDTVVICSLTAFIVLTSGVIEMEISPAVYVITAFGTIHYTFRYLIGISMVLFAFSTILSQWYFGNVTLTYIFNTRVASYFKYIFVCLAVIGSLSSLKIVWLIQDIVLGLMIIPNLIGLILLNGKVKNATEDFMSMVKKER, from the coding sequence ATGAATGAAATTGAAATAGTATTAGAAAGAATCTCGGAGATTATATGGGGAAACTATCTTATAGTCACTCTTATAGGAGTAGGAATATTTTTTACAGTTATAACTAGAGGGATACAGATAAAGGGATTTCCATTAGCTATGAAAGAACTTGTAAACTCTTTAAAAGGAAAGAATGAAATAAAAGGAGAGGGAACATTATCAGCAGTTCAGGCTCTATGTACAGCCTTAAGCAGCTGTGTTGGAAATGGGAATATAGTTGGAGTAGCCACTGCTATTGCAAGTGGAGGACCAGGAGCAGTATTTTGGATGTGGGCAGCTGGAATAGTTGGAATGGCAACAAAATATGCTGAGATAGTATTAGGAATAATATACAGAGAAAAAGCTGATGATGGAACATATGTAGGAGGACCTATGTACTATCTGTCAAAAGGTTTAGGGTGGAAAAAAATAGCAGTTCTTTTTTCTGTATTTATGTTTTTACAAGTAAGTGGGGGAGCACTTATACAATCTAATGCTGTAGCAATAGTAGTAAAGGATATGTTTGGAATAAAGCCAATATTTTCAGGATTTATGATGGCTGGAGTAATTACTATGGTTGTTATTGGTGGAGTAAGAAGACTTGGAAAAGTAGCAGAAAGAATAATTCCTGTTATGACTATTATGTATTTTATAGGAGGATTAGTAATAATAATTTCTAACTTTAATCATATAAGTTATGCTATAATAAGTATAATAACTTCTGCCTTTAACACACAAGCAGTAGGTGGAGGAGTTTTAGGTTACACAATAAAAGAAGCAATGAGATTTGGAGTGGCAAGAGGACTGTATTCTAATGAAGCTGGAGAAGGAAGTGCACCAGTACTCCACTCAGCTGCAATTACAGATCATCCAGCAAGGCAGGGACTTTATGGAATAATTGAAGTTTTTATAGATACTGTTGTCATCTGTTCATTAACAGCTTTTATAGTTCTAACTTCAGGAGTAATAGAAATGGAAATATCTCCAGCAGTATATGTCATAACAGCTTTTGGAACTATACATTATACATTTAGATATCTTATAGGTATAAGTATGGTATTATTTGCATTTTCTACTATATTATCCCAATGGTATTTTGGAAATGTAACATTGACTTATATTTTTAACACAAGAGTAGCTTCATATTTTAAATATATATTTGTATGTCTTGCAGTGATAGGCTCTTTGAGCAGTTTAAAAATAGTGTGGTTGATACAGGATATAGTGCTGGGATTGATGATAATACCAAATCTTATAGGGCTTATTCTTTTAAATGGAAAGGTAAAAAATGCAACAGAAGATTTTATGAGTATGGTAAAAAAGGAGAGATAA
- a CDS encoding MORN repeat variant, which yields MKKLIVMIAAMLMLSCGNNLKEIELSSLESKDGVFYEKGVEEPFTGKVTAKYPDGKKMMESYWKNGKQDGKQKQYYEDGKVKIEGTFKNGKADGVIKVYDTSGKVILQEEWKDGERVSK from the coding sequence ATGAAAAAACTAATAGTAATGATAGCAGCTATGTTAATGTTAAGCTGTGGAAATAATTTAAAGGAAATAGAACTTTCATCACTGGAGAGTAAAGATGGAGTTTTTTATGAAAAAGGAGTAGAAGAACCATTTACAGGAAAAGTAACTGCAAAGTACCCAGATGGAAAAAAAATGATGGAGAGCTACTGGAAGAATGGAAAGCAAGATGGGAAGCAGAAACAATATTATGAAGATGGAAAAGTAAAAATAGAAGGAACATTTAAGAACGGAAAAGCAGATGGAGTAATAAAAGTATATGATACATCAGGAAAAGTAATACTTCAGGAAGAATGGAAAGATGGAGAAAGAGTAAGTAAATAA
- a CDS encoding Type V secretory pathway, adhesin AidA: MISNFSEVEKSLKRCLKEKVSITAATVVGFLIAGTVAFGAATDVTVTTINGPKVKVESSEVEDATDSISVDQYKTLTGGEGPLANLLIVNANKETGEATFASAVDEKGNSLLGKVTAEATENGALTLIKTDKTYKSIVSSLEIEASGSSEKTATAMEAAEEGHTVTNAGTITVKDYALGMVAGAGATAVNSADGKIIVNSATNAVGMSAVTEATKTTTLTNNGKITVTKGTGISVAGAGEAEVAAGEIEVADAEGNIGININGTADTSNTTITDGTITVAGTRTGINIEGTGNVTLKNTTITLSGAGTGIKYDGKTTKATAEISTGNIDIKAAGTGIEATMSKADESTLTITTGIISTGNAGATGIKITGAEVADSETSIATVTTTLGATAGTGVSVTGKANSTINVTLQDTQTPTSKSPISIAKGIDVTSNGDKGIINIDVNQSNLQVVNDGNLVNIGDVGGTTNVDINQNVELVGTGNLVNVGAITGTTNVDINKDVKLTGTGNIVKAGAIASGTLNINLNVKGNTGLNVKENKTALDLSSVGAANKASVKNTGTVTIAGKGILVAGHDTNTISLSNQGLINLKVVNSEEKDKENNSVISTGKKVNVANYGTITLNIGLNEFLGVADVESLDELTIEEVETALKTLGVIADKSEGTFSSVGYIRFKNGELFTTAKALTGEQTVEGLSSALNQEDSDRAFAIAKDDNFTLNSAGENEKLENVQFSLDGTMKIGAEGTPVVIDNSNVERQVYITGNGKLEVENGATLNYSGNISVDNINTANAAIAVTNTGTLTLANGALNMVAPESKTALLSEPANRVGIELTGAGTTNLNNFTVNADIKGEPSGGALQGTLSAKGKSRITGNVTDIKDIKVTDNGMLTFGANSKIIVSDTAAGKTTEIDLTDGKMGVEIGESGNVLMNSVGKIAFTGTYGQTSKESNKGKVVLLTNALTENTTFNLGIHDGLTDGDIIANENIYYNITQGNGGIWNAIFNKDALLQTTGTKYLELGNIFANTQPIHDLLSADIDLRVAQLDDLYSNNIYSETVKMSLDTLKMNEDAVLSLNVRPKQGEYTAQGKFLFTNTDYDRDGVVRDYKVETKNTGLLGAMEYGLTDTSSVGFAFSGTKQDLDMKNGASADGDAFYFGLYRNDKFNNIDLTTGLGYMIDRVDAKNFTGKDKFDSTAFSGYVQGKYNYAIGENLTLSPKARLTVTRFQQDSINNGRMKQEEVKDTMADVELGVEIKKGIALETGRMNLLAGASFTTNVAGKDDDYYKVSFISRAGNEGDSTKVKGANLEKNSLKLNIGADVELTNGVFYNGGLSYEFDDEDRDSIGVTLGAGYKF, from the coding sequence ATGATTAGCAATTTTAGTGAAGTAGAAAAATCTTTAAAGAGATGCCTGAAGGAAAAAGTATCAATAACAGCAGCAACAGTGGTAGGGTTCTTAATAGCAGGAACGGTAGCATTTGGGGCAGCAACAGATGTAACTGTTACAACAATTAATGGACCAAAAGTAAAAGTTGAAAGTAGTGAGGTAGAGGATGCTACAGATTCTATCTCTGTAGATCAGTATAAAACATTGACAGGAGGAGAAGGTCCTCTTGCAAACTTATTAATAGTAAACGCTAATAAAGAAACTGGAGAAGCTACTTTTGCTTCTGCTGTTGATGAGAAAGGAAACTCTCTTTTGGGAAAAGTTACTGCAGAAGCAACAGAAAATGGAGCACTTACTCTTATAAAAACAGATAAAACTTATAAATCTATAGTAAGTAGCTTAGAAATTGAAGCTAGTGGAAGTTCTGAGAAGACAGCCACAGCAATGGAAGCTGCTGAAGAAGGACATACAGTAACAAATGCAGGAACAATTACAGTTAAGGATTATGCACTTGGTATGGTAGCTGGTGCAGGAGCAACAGCTGTGAATAGTGCAGATGGAAAAATTATAGTAAATTCAGCTACAAATGCTGTAGGTATGTCAGCTGTAACAGAAGCTACTAAAACTACTACTTTAACAAATAATGGAAAAATCACAGTAACAAAAGGTACAGGTATATCAGTTGCTGGAGCTGGAGAAGCAGAAGTAGCAGCTGGAGAAATAGAAGTAGCAGATGCTGAAGGTAATATAGGAATCAATATTAATGGAACAGCTGATACATCAAACACTACAATAACTGATGGAACAATCACAGTAGCTGGAACAAGAACAGGAATTAATATCGAAGGAACAGGAAATGTAACACTTAAAAATACAACTATCACTTTATCTGGAGCAGGAACAGGTATCAAATATGATGGTAAGACTACTAAAGCAACAGCTGAAATATCTACAGGAAATATCGATATTAAAGCTGCTGGAACAGGAATAGAAGCAACTATGTCAAAAGCAGATGAAAGTACTCTTACTATCACAACTGGAATTATTTCAACAGGAAATGCTGGTGCAACAGGTATTAAAATAACTGGAGCAGAAGTAGCAGACTCTGAAACAAGTATAGCCACTGTAACAACTACATTAGGAGCTACAGCAGGAACTGGAGTAAGTGTAACTGGAAAGGCAAATAGTACTATTAATGTAACTCTTCAAGATACACAAACTCCAACATCTAAGTCTCCAATATCAATAGCAAAAGGAATAGATGTGACTAGTAATGGAGATAAAGGAATAATCAACATTGATGTTAATCAAAGCAATCTTCAAGTAGTAAATGATGGAAACCTAGTAAATATTGGAGATGTAGGAGGAACTACAAATGTAGATATCAACCAAAATGTTGAACTTGTAGGAACAGGAAACCTAGTAAATGTAGGAGCTATAACAGGAACAACAAATGTAGATATCAACAAAGATGTTAAACTTACAGGAACTGGAAACATAGTTAAAGCAGGAGCTATAGCTTCTGGAACTTTAAATATAAATCTTAATGTTAAAGGAAATACTGGTTTAAATGTAAAAGAAAATAAAACAGCTCTTGATTTATCAAGTGTTGGTGCAGCTAATAAAGCTTCCGTTAAAAATACTGGAACTGTAACAATAGCAGGAAAAGGAATATTAGTAGCAGGACATGATACTAATACTATATCTCTTTCTAACCAAGGACTAATTAATTTAAAAGTAGTTAATAGTGAGGAAAAAGATAAAGAGAATAACTCTGTAATTTCAACAGGAAAAAAAGTAAATGTAGCAAACTATGGAACTATTACATTAAATATAGGGTTAAATGAATTTTTAGGAGTAGCTGATGTAGAATCTTTAGATGAATTAACTATAGAGGAAGTTGAAACAGCTTTAAAAACTTTAGGAGTAATAGCTGATAAATCAGAAGGAACTTTCTCATCTGTTGGATATATTAGATTTAAAAATGGTGAATTATTCACTACAGCAAAAGCCCTTACAGGAGAACAAACAGTAGAAGGTCTTTCTTCAGCTTTAAATCAGGAAGATTCAGACAGAGCATTCGCTATAGCTAAAGATGATAACTTTACATTAAATTCAGCTGGAGAAAATGAAAAATTAGAAAATGTACAGTTCAGTTTAGATGGAACTATGAAAATAGGTGCTGAAGGTACTCCTGTAGTAATTGATAACTCTAATGTTGAGCGTCAAGTATATATTACAGGAAATGGAAAACTAGAAGTAGAAAATGGTGCAACATTAAACTATTCAGGAAATATATCAGTTGATAATATTAATACTGCTAACGCTGCAATTGCAGTAACAAATACTGGAACTCTTACTCTTGCAAATGGAGCACTTAATATGGTAGCACCAGAATCAAAAACAGCACTACTTTCAGAACCAGCAAATAGAGTAGGAATAGAATTAACTGGAGCTGGAACTACTAACTTAAATAATTTCACTGTAAATGCTGATATCAAAGGAGAACCTAGTGGAGGAGCTTTACAAGGAACACTAAGTGCTAAAGGAAAATCTAGAATAACTGGTAATGTTACTGATATAAAAGATATTAAAGTAACTGATAATGGAATGCTTACATTTGGAGCAAATTCTAAAATAATAGTTTCTGATACTGCAGCTGGAAAAACTACTGAAATAGACCTTACTGATGGAAAAATGGGAGTAGAAATAGGAGAAAGTGGAAATGTACTTATGAACTCTGTAGGAAAGATAGCATTTACTGGAACATATGGACAAACTTCTAAGGAATCAAATAAAGGAAAAGTAGTTCTATTAACTAATGCTCTTACTGAAAATACTACATTTAATCTAGGAATTCATGATGGATTAACTGATGGGGATATAATAGCTAATGAAAATATTTATTACAATATAACACAAGGTAATGGTGGAATATGGAATGCAATATTTAATAAAGATGCTCTATTACAGACAACTGGAACTAAATATTTAGAATTAGGTAATATATTTGCTAACACTCAACCTATCCATGATCTATTATCAGCAGATATTGATTTAAGAGTAGCTCAATTAGATGACCTTTACTCTAACAATATCTATTCTGAAACTGTAAAAATGTCTTTAGATACATTAAAAATGAATGAAGATGCAGTTCTATCATTAAATGTAAGACCAAAACAAGGTGAATATACTGCTCAAGGTAAATTCCTATTCACTAATACAGACTATGATAGAGATGGAGTAGTAAGAGATTACAAAGTTGAAACTAAAAACACAGGATTGTTAGGAGCTATGGAATATGGATTGACTGATACTTCATCAGTGGGATTCGCGTTCTCTGGAACTAAACAAGACCTAGATATGAAAAATGGAGCAAGCGCTGATGGAGATGCATTCTACTTCGGACTATATAGAAATGATAAGTTTAATAATATAGACTTAACTACAGGATTAGGATATATGATAGACAGAGTAGATGCTAAAAACTTCACAGGAAAAGATAAATTTGATTCTACAGCATTTAGTGGATATGTTCAAGGTAAATACAACTATGCAATTGGAGAAAATCTAACATTATCACCAAAAGCTAGATTGACTGTAACAAGATTCCAACAAGATTCTATTAATAATGGAAGAATGAAGCAGGAAGAAGTAAAAGATACTATGGCAGATGTAGAATTAGGAGTAGAAATCAAAAAAGGAATAGCTCTTGAAACAGGAAGAATGAATCTATTAGCAGGAGCAAGTTTCACTACTAATGTAGCAGGAAAAGATGATGACTATTACAAAGTAAGCTTTATAAGCAGAGCAGGAAATGAAGGAGATTCTACAAAAGTTAAGGGAGCTAATTTAGAGAAAAATAGCTTGAAACTTAACATAGGAGCAGATGTAGAATTAACAAATGGTGTATTCTACAATGGAGGATTGTCTTATGAATTTGATGATGAAGACAGAGATTCTATAGGAGTTACATTAGGGGCAGGATACAAATTCTAA
- the tabA_1 gene encoding Toxin-antitoxin biofilm protein TabA: MIFDTLENLKNYKGISVNFDRAIESIMAGDYLNASEGRHDIDGDNVYFNVQENLMTREISETCFESHQKYIDIQLIIDGEEKFGYSARKVLKERNNYDSEKDYDHLDGEIEVICKMTKDRFILFFPLEPHMPCLKVGEKKRIKKAVYKIKI; encoded by the coding sequence ATGATATTTGATACTTTAGAAAATTTAAAAAACTATAAGGGAATATCTGTTAATTTTGACAGAGCTATTGAGAGTATAATGGCAGGAGATTATTTGAATGCTTCTGAAGGAAGACATGATATAGATGGGGATAATGTATATTTTAATGTTCAGGAGAATCTGATGACAAGAGAAATTTCTGAAACTTGTTTTGAGAGCCATCAAAAATATATAGATATTCAATTGATAATTGATGGAGAAGAAAAATTTGGATATTCAGCAAGAAAAGTGCTTAAAGAAAGAAATAATTATGATTCAGAAAAAGATTATGATCACTTAGATGGAGAGATAGAAGTGATTTGTAAAATGACAAAAGATAGATTCATTCTTTTCTTTCCATTGGAACCTCATATGCCATGTTTAAAAGTTGGAGAAAAGAAGAGGATAAAAAAAGCTGTATATAAAATAAAAATTTAA
- a CDS encoding L-xylulose 5-phosphate 3-epimerase → MLKLGLETESLHLWLQHKRMDIFGFIEKAHELGLDGVQINVIKDYNLDENWGALESNSDEHLRKIKELLNKYGMYVELDMRNLDYERLVEVLEVANKLGAEVIRSYIPIKPLERKENASGAEGAYDFAKVRYDFDMKSYDEGIEKVRKIIPLLEKYRIKLALENHEYETSEELVNVIKKIDSKWVGFLFDFGNSMMAWEEPVKAAENMAPYTYTTHFKDHIIVEEPDDKYGYVVCGVPAGRGNIELEKCFNILMEKSSLTRINIESCYPYCAQFKRTPGTGGVEKVGKGAFKVEKHLYDYNIIKPAQYYYPHEVSEEMLEKLLEDQLKGLVETVNYLKKLRDNYSK, encoded by the coding sequence ATGTTGAAATTAGGGTTGGAAACAGAAAGCCTTCATTTATGGTTGCAGCATAAGAGAATGGATATATTCGGATTTATAGAAAAAGCTCACGAACTTGGATTAGATGGAGTTCAGATAAATGTTATAAAAGATTATAATCTTGATGAAAACTGGGGTGCTTTAGAAAGTAATTCAGATGAACATTTGAGAAAAATAAAAGAGTTATTGAATAAATATGGAATGTATGTAGAACTGGATATGAGAAATCTTGACTATGAACGTTTGGTAGAGGTACTGGAAGTTGCCAATAAACTTGGAGCAGAGGTAATCAGGTCATATATACCAATCAAACCTCTTGAAAGGAAAGAAAATGCTTCTGGAGCTGAGGGGGCTTATGATTTTGCTAAAGTACGTTATGATTTTGATATGAAGTCATATGATGAGGGAATAGAGAAAGTAAGAAAGATTATTCCATTACTTGAAAAATACAGAATAAAACTTGCATTAGAAAATCATGAGTATGAAACATCAGAAGAATTAGTAAATGTGATAAAAAAGATAGATTCTAAATGGGTAGGATTCTTATTTGATTTTGGAAACTCTATGATGGCTTGGGAAGAACCAGTAAAAGCAGCAGAAAATATGGCACCATACACTTATACTACTCATTTTAAAGATCATATAATAGTAGAAGAGCCTGATGATAAATATGGATATGTAGTCTGTGGAGTTCCAGCTGGGAGAGGGAATATTGAATTAGAAAAATGTTTTAATATTTTGATGGAAAAATCATCTCTTACTAGAATAAATATAGAAAGTTGCTATCCATACTGTGCTCAGTTTAAGAGAACCCCTGGAACTGGAGGAGTAGAAAAAGTAGGAAAAGGAGCTTTTAAAGTTGAAAAACACCTTTATGATTATAATATTATAAAGCCAGCACAATATTATTATCCCCATGAAGTATCAGAAGAAATGCTGGAAAAATTATTAGAAGATCAATTAAAGGGATTAGTTGAAACTGTAAACTATTTAAAAAAATTGAGAGATAATTATTCAAAGTAA